In one window of Festucalex cinctus isolate MCC-2025b chromosome 14, RoL_Fcin_1.0, whole genome shotgun sequence DNA:
- the spred2b gene encoding sprouty-related, EVH1 domain-containing protein 2, translating into MIEEETHPNDDSYIVRVKAVVMTRDDSSGGWLAQDGGALSRVGVCRLRPPELPHLPPSGGSQFLIRGERLRDKQVIMDCPLRKDLVYTIATPTFHHWKVEDRRCGLSFQSPADARAFDRGVRKAIEDLAEGSTTSSTALQNEGELGDDDVFTNATDSSSNSSSQKLESCLPPLESSPLPQRHRCMLGYRHNLHDSYRLSDHYLLDQPLSRLPHVTFQEDEEIVRINPRERIWERAGDRVSDRLHARPSDRSWLTGYEDYRHATMRDKFIQMEDTESYVHFAKTEAQKHDYTYPLAPALAPSDSDPALGPFAVKGHHGGSYRQGFSVVSTQPRSFLPSSSLSTNGGKGRKEDGLERAHCEHCGEAFFLAENRRGQCQDAPDPVQGCVRRVSCMWLADTMLYHCMSDPEGDYSDPCSCDGGEGSRLGTRWLALLGLSLVAPCLCLYPPLNACHRAGLACGCCGGRHKALS; encoded by the exons TGACAGCTACATCGTGCGTGTGAAAGCGGTGGTGATGACGCGGGACGACTCGAGTGGAGGCTGGTTGGCCCAGGATGGGGGCGCCCTCAGTAGGGTGGGAGTGTGCCGCCTGCGGCCGCCTGAGCTCCCCCATTTGCCACCCTCGGGCGGCTCCCAGTTCCTCATCCGGGGCGAGAGGCTACGGGACAAACAG GTGATCATGGACTGCCCATTGAGGAAGGACTTGGTGTACACCATCGCCACGCCCACCTTTCACCACTGGAAGGTGGAGGACCGGAGGTGTGGCCTGTCCTTCCAGAGTCCAGCCGACGCCAGGGCTTTCGACAGGGGGGTGCGGAAAGCTATTGAGGACCTGGCGGAAG GTTCCACAACCTCCTCCACAGCACTCCAGAATGAAGGCGAACTGGGGGACGACGACGTCTTCACC AACGCCACCGACAGCTcatccaactcctcctcccAGAAGCTGGAGAGTTGCCTGCCGCCGCTCGAGTCCTCACCTCTTCCGCAGAGGCACAGGTGCATGCTGGGATATCGCCACAACCTCCATGATTCATACCGGCTCTCGGACCACTACCTGCTGGACCAG CCTTTGTCCAGACTTCCCCATGTCACCTTTCAGGAGGATGAAGAGATTGTGCGCATCAACCCGCGCGAGCGCATCTGGGAGAGGGCGGGCGACCGTGTCAGTGATCGCCTCCACGCGCGCCCGTCAGACCGCTCCTGGCTCACGGGCTACGAGGACTACCGCCATGCCACCATGCGCGACAAGTTCATCCAGATGGAAGACACCGAATCCTACGTCCACTTCGCCAAGACCGAGGCACAGAAACACGACTACACATACCCGCTGGCGCCCGCCCTGGCGCCCTCAGACTCGGACCCAGCTCTTGGACCTTTTGCTGTTAAGGGCCACCACGGCGGGTCCTATCGTCAGGGCTTTTCCGTGGTCTCCACCCAGCCTAGGTCCTTCCTGCCCAGCTCCTCCCTGTCCACCAACGGGGGCAAGGGCCGCAAGGAGGACGGTCTGGAGAGGGCCCACTGCGAGCACTGCGGTGAGGCCTTCTTTTTGGCGGAGAACAGGCGAGGCCAGTGCCAGGACGCTCCAGACCCCGTACAGGGTTGCGTCCGGAGGGTCAGCTGCATGTGGCTGGCGGACACGATGCTCTACCACTGCATGTCCGACCCGGAAGGGGACTACTCGGATCCGTGCTCCTGCGATGGGGGCGAGGGCAGCCGGCTGGGCACGCGCTGGCTGGCCCTGCTGGGGTTGTCTCTGGTGGCGCCCTGCCTGTGCCTGTACCCGCCGCTGAATGCGTGCCACCGGGCAGGCCTAGCATGCGGTTGTTGCGGGGGCCGACATAAGGCCCTCAGCTGA